Proteins co-encoded in one Rhopalosiphum maidis isolate BTI-1 chromosome 2, ASM367621v3, whole genome shotgun sequence genomic window:
- the LOC113553917 gene encoding leukocyte elastase inhibitor-like isoform X6: MSDDPKNMALTTNLEALSLANHDFSFSLYKELAKTETGNIFYSPFSIHVIMFMASIGAASKTFDEMIATIHLNKTTHSLEAYKNLLEDLTSESDNLKLATGMFVDTAFNVKDSFVENCRKYLKSSMEKLNFKNDPEQQRKYLNDWVLSKTNNKIKDLFLKDTITRATALVLANAVHFKSAWEHKFNDAEDDSFYVTPSNKVTVKMMTLRHDLQYYHDSDLKFAALELPYEHHTFKMIILLPDAKDGLKELENNFSKINLYDISKKMTQYHVTVKLPRFKLEQSLQLEEVLSNLGSPTMFTREANFTNIVEDGDLYVSKVVHKAYVDVNEKGTEAAAATGCSMDNSMSFPGTKNRSIFRADHPFTFVILSHFNYSHIIFIGKIVTL; this comes from the exons ATGAGTGACG ATCCAAAAAATATGGCACTTACTACAAATTTAGAAGCGTTAAGTTTAGCAaatcatgatttttcattttctttgTACAAG GAATTGGCCAAAACTGAAACaggaaatattttctattctcCATTCAGTATCCATGTGATTATGTTTATGGCTAGTATTGGAGCAGCTTCAAAAACTTTTGATGAAATGATAGCcactattcatttaaataaaactactcATTCTCTGGAAGcttataagaatttattggAAGACTTAaca agTGAAAGTGATAATCTGAAACTGGCGACTGGAATGTTTGTTGATACAGCTTTCAATGTTAAAGATAGTTTTGTGGAAAACtgtagaaaatatttgaaatcttCTAtggaaaaattgaatttcaaaaatgacCCAGAACAACagcgtaaatatttaaatgattgggTCTTAAGCAAAACCAATAACAAAATCAAAGATCTATTTCTCAAAG ATACCATTACTCGGGCTACTGCTTTAGTACTAGCAAATGCTGTGCATTTTAAAAGTGCTTGggaacataaatttaatgatgcaGAAGACGATTCTTTTTATGTGACTCCAAGTAACAAAGTAACAGTCAAAATGATGACATTAAGACATGATTTGCAATACTATCATGATAGTGACCTAAAATTTGCTGCACTCGAATTGCCCTATGAA caccatacttttaaaatgataattttattgccTGATGCTAAAGATGGTTTGAAAGAGCTGgagaataatttttcaaaaattaacttgTATGATATTTCAAAGAAAATGACCCAGTATCATGTTACTGTTAAATTACCTCGTTTCAAATTAGAACAGTCTCTGCAATTAGAAGAAGTATTGTCAAAT cttGGAAGTCCAACAATGTTTACACGAGAGGCAAACTTTACTAACATTGTTGAAGATGGTGATTTGTATGTGAGTAAGGTTGTACATAAGGCATATGTTGATGTCAATGAAAAAGGAACTGAGGCTGCAGCAGCTACTg GCTGTTCTATGGACAACAGTATGAGTTTTCCAGGAACAAAAAATAGAAGTATATTCAGAGCTGACCATCCGTttacatttgttattttatcacattttaattattctcatattatttttattggcaaAATAGTTACTCTGTGA
- the LOC113553917 gene encoding serpin B4-like isoform X3, with protein MSDDPKNMALTTNLEALSLANHDFSFSLYKELAKTETGNIFYSPFSIHVIMFMASIGAASKTFDEMIATIHLNKTTHSLEAYKNLLEDLTSESDNLKLATGMFVDTAFNVKDSFVENCRKYLKSSMEKLNFKNDPEQQRKYLNDWVLSKTNNKIKDLFLKDTITRATALVLANAVHFKSAWEHKFNDAEDDSFYVTPSNKVTVKMMTLRHDLQYYHDSDLKFAALELPYEHHTFKMIILLPDAKDGLKELENNFSKINLYDISKKMTQYHVTVKLPRFKLEQSLQLEEVLSNLGSPTMFTREANFTNIVEDGDLYVSKVVHKAYVDVNEKGTEAAAATGMTILTRCLMTPRAYDEVDFFANCPYIFFIMGQNNELLFFGRVQNLSEN; from the exons ATGAGTGACG ATCCAAAAAATATGGCACTTACTACAAATTTAGAAGCGTTAAGTTTAGCAaatcatgatttttcattttctttgTACAAG GAATTGGCCAAAACTGAAACaggaaatattttctattctcCATTCAGTATCCATGTGATTATGTTTATGGCTAGTATTGGAGCAGCTTCAAAAACTTTTGATGAAATGATAGCcactattcatttaaataaaactactcATTCTCTGGAAGcttataagaatttattggAAGACTTAaca agTGAAAGTGATAATCTGAAACTGGCGACTGGAATGTTTGTTGATACAGCTTTCAATGTTAAAGATAGTTTTGTGGAAAACtgtagaaaatatttgaaatcttCTAtggaaaaattgaatttcaaaaatgacCCAGAACAACagcgtaaatatttaaatgattgggTCTTAAGCAAAACCAATAACAAAATCAAAGATCTATTTCTCAAAG ATACCATTACTCGGGCTACTGCTTTAGTACTAGCAAATGCTGTGCATTTTAAAAGTGCTTGggaacataaatttaatgatgcaGAAGACGATTCTTTTTATGTGACTCCAAGTAACAAAGTAACAGTCAAAATGATGACATTAAGACATGATTTGCAATACTATCATGATAGTGACCTAAAATTTGCTGCACTCGAATTGCCCTATGAA caccatacttttaaaatgataattttattgccTGATGCTAAAGATGGTTTGAAAGAGCTGgagaataatttttcaaaaattaacttgTATGATATTTCAAAGAAAATGACCCAGTATCATGTTACTGTTAAATTACCTCGTTTCAAATTAGAACAGTCTCTGCAATTAGAAGAAGTATTGTCAAAT cttGGAAGTCCAACAATGTTTACACGAGAGGCAAACTTTACTAACATTGTTGAAGATGGTGATTTGTATGTGAGTAAGGTTGTACATAAGGCATATGTTGATGTCAATGAAAAAGGAACTGAGGCTGCAGCAGCTACTg GAATGACTATTCTTACTCGGTGTTTGATGACCCCCAGAGCATACGACGAAGTTGACTTTTTTGCAAACTGTCCATACATCTTCTTTATAATGGGCCAAAACaatgaacttttattttttggtcgAGTACAAAATTtatctgaaaattaa
- the LOC113553917 gene encoding leukocyte elastase inhibitor-like isoform X1 produces the protein MSDDPKNMALTTNLEALSLANHDFSFSLYKELAKTETGNIFYSPFSIHVIMFMASIGAASKTFDEMIATIHLNKTTHSLEAYKNLLEDLTSESDNLKLATGMFVDTAFNVKDSFVENCRKYLKSSMEKLNFKNDPEQQRKYLNDWVLSKTNNKIKDLFLKDTITRATALVLANAVHFKSAWEHKFNDAEDDSFYVTPSNKVTVKMMTLRHDLQYYHDSDLKFAALELPYEHHTFKMIILLPDAKDGLKELENNFSKINLYDISKKMTQYHVTVKLPRFKLEQSLQLEEVLSNLGSPTMFTREANFTNIVEDGDLYVSKVVHKAYVDVNEKGTEAAAATGMTIRMKRSLIMNEHKDFIVDHPFIFLILTKGSSIIFVGRMTKIDSLAQHPIKEEL, from the exons ATGAGTGACG ATCCAAAAAATATGGCACTTACTACAAATTTAGAAGCGTTAAGTTTAGCAaatcatgatttttcattttctttgTACAAG GAATTGGCCAAAACTGAAACaggaaatattttctattctcCATTCAGTATCCATGTGATTATGTTTATGGCTAGTATTGGAGCAGCTTCAAAAACTTTTGATGAAATGATAGCcactattcatttaaataaaactactcATTCTCTGGAAGcttataagaatttattggAAGACTTAaca agTGAAAGTGATAATCTGAAACTGGCGACTGGAATGTTTGTTGATACAGCTTTCAATGTTAAAGATAGTTTTGTGGAAAACtgtagaaaatatttgaaatcttCTAtggaaaaattgaatttcaaaaatgacCCAGAACAACagcgtaaatatttaaatgattgggTCTTAAGCAAAACCAATAACAAAATCAAAGATCTATTTCTCAAAG ATACCATTACTCGGGCTACTGCTTTAGTACTAGCAAATGCTGTGCATTTTAAAAGTGCTTGggaacataaatttaatgatgcaGAAGACGATTCTTTTTATGTGACTCCAAGTAACAAAGTAACAGTCAAAATGATGACATTAAGACATGATTTGCAATACTATCATGATAGTGACCTAAAATTTGCTGCACTCGAATTGCCCTATGAA caccatacttttaaaatgataattttattgccTGATGCTAAAGATGGTTTGAAAGAGCTGgagaataatttttcaaaaattaacttgTATGATATTTCAAAGAAAATGACCCAGTATCATGTTACTGTTAAATTACCTCGTTTCAAATTAGAACAGTCTCTGCAATTAGAAGAAGTATTGTCAAAT cttGGAAGTCCAACAATGTTTACACGAGAGGCAAACTTTACTAACATTGTTGAAGATGGTGATTTGTATGTGAGTAAGGTTGTACATAAGGCATATGTTGATGTCAATGAAAAAGGAACTGAGGCTGCAGCAGCTACTg gtatgacAATCCGTATGAAGAGAAgtttaataatgaatgaaCATAAAGATTTCATTGTTGATcatccatttatatttttaattttaactaaaggTAGTAGCATTATTTTTGTAGGTCGAATGACCAAAATTGATTCATTGGCACAACATCCTATTAAAGAAGAACTTTAa
- the LOC113553917 gene encoding serpin B4-like isoform X10, with the protein MSDDPKNMALTTNLEALSLANHDFSFSLYKELAKTETGNIFYSPFSIHVIMFMASIGAASKTFDEMIATIHLNKTTHSLEAYKNLLEDLTSESDNLKLATGMFVDTAFNVKDSFVENCRKYLKSSMEKLNFKNDPEQQRKYLNDWVLSKTNNKIKDLFLKDTITRATALVLANAVHFKSAWEHKFNDAEDDSFYVTPSNKVTVKMMTLRHDLQYYHDSDLKFAALELPYEHHTFKMIILLPDAKDGLKELENNFSKINLYDISKKMTQYHVTVKLPRFKLEQSLQLEEVLSNLGSPTMFTREANFTNIVEDGDLYVSKVVHKAYVDVNEKGTEAAAATGIKVMFLRLPVQLPKVNFVADHPFVVSIISRTKTILFIGRFKIV; encoded by the exons ATGAGTGACG ATCCAAAAAATATGGCACTTACTACAAATTTAGAAGCGTTAAGTTTAGCAaatcatgatttttcattttctttgTACAAG GAATTGGCCAAAACTGAAACaggaaatattttctattctcCATTCAGTATCCATGTGATTATGTTTATGGCTAGTATTGGAGCAGCTTCAAAAACTTTTGATGAAATGATAGCcactattcatttaaataaaactactcATTCTCTGGAAGcttataagaatttattggAAGACTTAaca agTGAAAGTGATAATCTGAAACTGGCGACTGGAATGTTTGTTGATACAGCTTTCAATGTTAAAGATAGTTTTGTGGAAAACtgtagaaaatatttgaaatcttCTAtggaaaaattgaatttcaaaaatgacCCAGAACAACagcgtaaatatttaaatgattgggTCTTAAGCAAAACCAATAACAAAATCAAAGATCTATTTCTCAAAG ATACCATTACTCGGGCTACTGCTTTAGTACTAGCAAATGCTGTGCATTTTAAAAGTGCTTGggaacataaatttaatgatgcaGAAGACGATTCTTTTTATGTGACTCCAAGTAACAAAGTAACAGTCAAAATGATGACATTAAGACATGATTTGCAATACTATCATGATAGTGACCTAAAATTTGCTGCACTCGAATTGCCCTATGAA caccatacttttaaaatgataattttattgccTGATGCTAAAGATGGTTTGAAAGAGCTGgagaataatttttcaaaaattaacttgTATGATATTTCAAAGAAAATGACCCAGTATCATGTTACTGTTAAATTACCTCGTTTCAAATTAGAACAGTCTCTGCAATTAGAAGAAGTATTGTCAAAT cttGGAAGTCCAACAATGTTTACACGAGAGGCAAACTTTACTAACATTGTTGAAGATGGTGATTTGTATGTGAGTAAGGTTGTACATAAGGCATATGTTGATGTCAATGAAAAAGGAACTGAGGCTGCAGCAGCTACTg gtATAAAAGTAATGTTTCTAAGACTTCCTGTACAACTACCCAAAGTAAATTTTGTTGCTGATCACCCTTTTGTCGTTTCTATCATTTCTAGAACAAAgaccattttatttataggccgcttcaaaattgtttaa
- the LOC113553917 gene encoding leukocyte elastase inhibitor-like isoform X8, which yields MSDDPKNMALTTNLEALSLANHDFSFSLYKELAKTETGNIFYSPFSIHVIMFMASIGAASKTFDEMIATIHLNKTTHSLEAYKNLLEDLTSESDNLKLATGMFVDTAFNVKDSFVENCRKYLKSSMEKLNFKNDPEQQRKYLNDWVLSKTNNKIKDLFLKDTITRATALVLANAVHFKSAWEHKFNDAEDDSFYVTPSNKVTVKMMTLRHDLQYYHDSDLKFAALELPYEHHTFKMIILLPDAKDGLKELENNFSKINLYDISKKMTQYHVTVKLPRFKLEQSLQLEEVLSNLGSPTMFTREANFTNIVEDGDLYVSKVVHKAYVDVNEKGTEAAAATGLVIMLTNIPQGPPRPRVKFVADHPFMLSIISHNNEILFIGRLVKI from the exons ATGAGTGACG ATCCAAAAAATATGGCACTTACTACAAATTTAGAAGCGTTAAGTTTAGCAaatcatgatttttcattttctttgTACAAG GAATTGGCCAAAACTGAAACaggaaatattttctattctcCATTCAGTATCCATGTGATTATGTTTATGGCTAGTATTGGAGCAGCTTCAAAAACTTTTGATGAAATGATAGCcactattcatttaaataaaactactcATTCTCTGGAAGcttataagaatttattggAAGACTTAaca agTGAAAGTGATAATCTGAAACTGGCGACTGGAATGTTTGTTGATACAGCTTTCAATGTTAAAGATAGTTTTGTGGAAAACtgtagaaaatatttgaaatcttCTAtggaaaaattgaatttcaaaaatgacCCAGAACAACagcgtaaatatttaaatgattgggTCTTAAGCAAAACCAATAACAAAATCAAAGATCTATTTCTCAAAG ATACCATTACTCGGGCTACTGCTTTAGTACTAGCAAATGCTGTGCATTTTAAAAGTGCTTGggaacataaatttaatgatgcaGAAGACGATTCTTTTTATGTGACTCCAAGTAACAAAGTAACAGTCAAAATGATGACATTAAGACATGATTTGCAATACTATCATGATAGTGACCTAAAATTTGCTGCACTCGAATTGCCCTATGAA caccatacttttaaaatgataattttattgccTGATGCTAAAGATGGTTTGAAAGAGCTGgagaataatttttcaaaaattaacttgTATGATATTTCAAAGAAAATGACCCAGTATCATGTTACTGTTAAATTACCTCGTTTCAAATTAGAACAGTCTCTGCAATTAGAAGAAGTATTGTCAAAT cttGGAAGTCCAACAATGTTTACACGAGAGGCAAACTTTACTAACATTGTTGAAGATGGTGATTTGTATGTGAGTAAGGTTGTACATAAGGCATATGTTGATGTCAATGAAAAAGGAACTGAGGCTGCAGCAGCTACTg GTTTGGTGATTATGTTAACGAACATACCACAAGGTCCGCCACGGCCCAGAGTAAAATTTGTCGCTGATCACCCTTTCATGCTTTCTATAATTTCTCACAACAacgaaatattgtttataggcCGTcttgtcaaaatttaa
- the LOC113553917 gene encoding leukocyte elastase inhibitor-like isoform X2 produces the protein MALTTNLEALSLANHDFSFSLYKELAKTETGNIFYSPFSIHVIMFMASIGAASKTFDEMIATIHLNKTTHSLEAYKNLLEDLTSESDNLKLATGMFVDTAFNVKDSFVENCRKYLKSSMEKLNFKNDPEQQRKYLNDWVLSKTNNKIKDLFLKDTITRATALVLANAVHFKSAWEHKFNDAEDDSFYVTPSNKVTVKMMTLRHDLQYYHDSDLKFAALELPYEHHTFKMIILLPDAKDGLKELENNFSKINLYDISKKMTQYHVTVKLPRFKLEQSLQLEEVLSNLGSPTMFTREANFTNIVEDGDLYVSKVVHKAYVDVNEKGTEAAAATGMTIRMKRSLIMNEHKDFIVDHPFIFLILTKGSSIIFVGRMTKIDSLAQHPIKEEL, from the exons ATGGCACTTACTACAAATTTAGAAGCGTTAAGTTTAGCAaatcatgatttttcattttctttgTACAAG GAATTGGCCAAAACTGAAACaggaaatattttctattctcCATTCAGTATCCATGTGATTATGTTTATGGCTAGTATTGGAGCAGCTTCAAAAACTTTTGATGAAATGATAGCcactattcatttaaataaaactactcATTCTCTGGAAGcttataagaatttattggAAGACTTAaca agTGAAAGTGATAATCTGAAACTGGCGACTGGAATGTTTGTTGATACAGCTTTCAATGTTAAAGATAGTTTTGTGGAAAACtgtagaaaatatttgaaatcttCTAtggaaaaattgaatttcaaaaatgacCCAGAACAACagcgtaaatatttaaatgattgggTCTTAAGCAAAACCAATAACAAAATCAAAGATCTATTTCTCAAAG ATACCATTACTCGGGCTACTGCTTTAGTACTAGCAAATGCTGTGCATTTTAAAAGTGCTTGggaacataaatttaatgatgcaGAAGACGATTCTTTTTATGTGACTCCAAGTAACAAAGTAACAGTCAAAATGATGACATTAAGACATGATTTGCAATACTATCATGATAGTGACCTAAAATTTGCTGCACTCGAATTGCCCTATGAA caccatacttttaaaatgataattttattgccTGATGCTAAAGATGGTTTGAAAGAGCTGgagaataatttttcaaaaattaacttgTATGATATTTCAAAGAAAATGACCCAGTATCATGTTACTGTTAAATTACCTCGTTTCAAATTAGAACAGTCTCTGCAATTAGAAGAAGTATTGTCAAAT cttGGAAGTCCAACAATGTTTACACGAGAGGCAAACTTTACTAACATTGTTGAAGATGGTGATTTGTATGTGAGTAAGGTTGTACATAAGGCATATGTTGATGTCAATGAAAAAGGAACTGAGGCTGCAGCAGCTACTg gtatgacAATCCGTATGAAGAGAAgtttaataatgaatgaaCATAAAGATTTCATTGTTGATcatccatttatatttttaattttaactaaaggTAGTAGCATTATTTTTGTAGGTCGAATGACCAAAATTGATTCATTGGCACAACATCCTATTAAAGAAGAACTTTAa